A single genomic interval of Zingiber officinale cultivar Zhangliang chromosome 4A, Zo_v1.1, whole genome shotgun sequence harbors:
- the LOC121969542 gene encoding uncharacterized protein LOC121969542: MTPRPVPILHRFMVLLELLMVLFAHQNEGQSPSANDASSLNTLLQDYAFRALVHPHTGVIYDGTVPSDLTDIRIAAIRLRSGSLRRREMRYNEFSIPLGLIVKPYVVRLVLVYHNLGNWSSLYYPLPGYTFLTPVIGLLAYDATNLSATNLPELQVVVSESPISINFSNVTTVPNGARCVRFGLNSSLEFENLVSSNSCSTDRLGHFSIVVNSSERGGHSKVWKIVGGVVGGLIALVLFALIVFCISRVRQNKKVAQMEQHADAGVSLQTSRIGNTQVAVASVTRTQPVLENELVM; encoded by the coding sequence ATGACTCCAAGACCTGTTCCGATTCTTCACCGCTTCATGGTTCTTCTTGAACTCCTTATGGTGCTGTTTGCGCACCAGAATGAGGGCCAATCGCCAAGTGCAAATGATGCGAGTTCATTGAatactcttctccaagattatgcTTTCCGTGCTCTCGTTCACCCCCACACCGGAGTTATCTATGATGGTACTGTGCCTTCCGACCTCACCGACATCAGGATTGCAGCAATAAGGCTTAGAAGTGGGAGTTTGCGGAGGAGAGAAATGAGGTATAACGAATTCAGCATCCCACTTGGTCTCATTGTGAAGCCCTATGTTGTAAGGCTTGTATTGGTGTATCACAATCTGGGCAACTGGTCTTCTTTATACTACCCTCTTCCTGGTTATACCTTCCTGACACCAGTTATTGGACTCCTTGCTTATGATGCAACCAATTTGTCTGCCACCAACTTGCCGGAATTGCAGGTAGTGGTTTCGGAATCACCCATCTCCATTAATTTCTCAAATGTCACTACTGTTCCAAATGGTGCAAGATGTGTGCGGTTTGGTTTGAATAGCTCTCTGGAATTTGAAAACTTGGTGTCGAGCAATTCCTGTTCGACAGACCGCCTGGGCCACTTCTCCATCGTGGTCAACTCTAGCGAGAGAGGCGGCCATTCTAAGGTTTGGAAGATTGTCGGTGGTGTCGTTGGTGGTTTGATTGCTCTAGTTCTCTTCGCCCTGATTGTTTTCTGCATAAGCCGGGTTAGACAGAATAAGAAGGTGGCACAGATGGAGCAGCATGCAGATGCAGGAGTTTCACTGCAAACCTCCAGGATCGGAAACACACAGGTTGCTGTGGCTTCAGTAACTCGGACTCAGCCAGTCCTCGAGAACGAACTTGTTATGTAA